A single window of Flagellimonas maritima DNA harbors:
- a CDS encoding TerC family protein, with the protein MLDIFTSPDAWMALLTLTFLEIILGIDNIIFISIAAGKLEKKDRKKATNLGLILAMAMRILLLFGITWLTKMKKPFLVLDESWVTGGISWQAVILFLGGLFLLYKSTKEIHEKIEDRGHDEREVTKSRSSSLTNAIIQITVINIVFSFDSILTAIGMTNGISPNPMDALILMITAVVISVVIMMVFANPVGEFVNRHPSVQVLGLSFLILIGFMLITEAAHLSHLVVFDNEVGAIPKGYLYFTIAFSIMVEFFDLRMKKNKKKATEVSQE; encoded by the coding sequence GGAATAGACAATATCATCTTCATTTCCATTGCAGCTGGAAAACTCGAAAAAAAAGATAGGAAAAAAGCAACCAATCTTGGATTGATTTTGGCCATGGCCATGCGTATACTTCTTTTGTTCGGTATAACGTGGTTGACAAAAATGAAAAAGCCCTTTTTGGTTTTAGACGAATCTTGGGTAACAGGTGGGATAAGTTGGCAAGCAGTTATTTTGTTTTTGGGAGGACTCTTTCTGTTGTACAAGAGTACGAAAGAAATCCATGAAAAAATCGAGGACAGGGGCCATGACGAACGTGAGGTTACCAAGTCCCGCTCTTCATCCCTAACAAATGCAATTATTCAGATTACAGTAATCAATATTGTTTTTTCCTTCGATTCTATTTTAACAGCCATCGGCATGACCAATGGTATTTCTCCAAATCCTATGGATGCTCTGATATTGATGATAACCGCCGTTGTTATATCCGTGGTTATAATGATGGTGTTTGCAAATCCTGTCGGCGAATTCGTCAATAGACATCCTTCCGTTCAAGTGTTGGGACTATCTTTTTTGATTTTGATAGGCTTTATGCTCATTACAGAAGCAGCTCATTTATCACATCTTGTAGTATTTGATAATGAAGTCGGGGCTATTCCAAAAGGATACCTTTATTTTACGATAGCTTTCTCCATTATGGTGGAGTTCTTTGACCTGAGAATGAAGAAAAACAAGAAAAAAGCTACTGAAGTGAGTCAGGAATAG